The Panicum virgatum strain AP13 chromosome 3N, P.virgatum_v5, whole genome shotgun sequence genome includes the window ATCACTTTTTTCCCTTGACAATACATACATGTTCTTGTGTGCCCCAAGCGTGAAGTCAAAAGATTTGCTGATCTAAGTTCTGATGAGACAAGTGACTTATGGGTTACTGCAAAGGAAGTTGGTGCACGTCTTGAGCAGTATCATAAAGCATCTTCACTTACCTTTGATATTCAGGTGTGATATATGCTTCAATTTTATTGTTGTAGTGAGCTCATCCTTCCACTACTCAATAGCCCAAATTTATTTATGCAATACGAAAGTAGTGTCCTATTTGGATGTCTAAAATGTGAGAATGATGAACATTGTGGAGAATATCATATATATTTATACCATGTCATGTGCTCTTTTACTAATCGCACCTTTGATTAGCTTGTTATGGGCTTCTTACTTGTTATATTCTTTGAATGACTAACATGAAGTTGCTTGTTAACAAGTGATATTACTTATCAGGATGGTCCTGAAGCTGGCCAGACAGTTCCACATGTCCACATTCATGTCATCCCGAGGAAGAAAGGGGATTTtgagaaaaatgatgaaatataTGATGCGGTACGTGGCATAATAGATGTCCACATCTGGTTATTTTATTATGACACCTGATCAAATAAAGCTTACCCTTTCCCTTGGTATAATAGATTGATGTGAAAGAGAAAGAATTGAAGGACAAGCTTGACCTGGACATTGAGAGGAAAGATAGAAGCATGGAAGAAATGGCTCATGAGGCCAATGAGTACCATGCTCTTTTCTCCTAGAATTAACTCTAGTATAGTGGTTAGTTTCAAAGTTGAGCTGACTGTTTGCTATAAATAAGCCTTGCTGCTTCTTGTTCTCCATTGTTGCAATCCAGTATCATTTAACTGATATGGTGTTGGACTGGTGTTCAGTGGTGTGAACTAGAATGATGCTAATGTGATATGTTTATGTACTATGAACAAATAGTCATCTCTTGTAAGGATTGCGTTCTTACGGGCAAACCTTCTAGATTAGAAACTAGTTTTGATGTACTACAGAGCGTCAGCTGTTTGCTGGATGAAGTATATCTTTACTGCAAATTTTCTCTTTATGAAACCGTAACTCTGTAAGAGAGGATGTACAATTTAACCATTCTCAGTTATCAAATTTAGGCAGCCATTAGTGATTGGTAGTAGGCTATGACTCAGATGCACAAATCACATGTAGCGTACAAAAATACTATGGTCATTTGTTACTTTGGCTAAATCATTTTCTGAACCCCAAACCCTACAAAAAGTAGAAGTTATATTTCAGGGTTAAAGAAAATTTATGGTATCTTATAGAATCATATAACCTTTGTATTTCATATCTATAGTTTCGTTTTAAACACTGACATGAATTGAGATTGCCTCCACCTTTCAAATTGTTCAAAGGCAATATTTGTTCATAATAGGTTACTTCAGGAAATATATTGATATTATGTAGTTAGTTCTGCCCCATCAATcctttacaacaacaacatagccttttgccCCATCAATCCTTTCAGTGGAAATTTCTGTCTTCAGTATGCTTTATGTCTGGAACGACTCAAGTTACATAGCTAATAGTTAAACTGATACTGTTTTAAACAAAATGGATTATGACAGAAAGATGTATGTGTACTTATTTTGCGGTGAGCTAAAGTTTTATTCCTAGTGATGACTATCCATTATGTTTGTGCTTTGGAGAATCTTGGCCGGCAGTGGCCTTTTCACTGAATAAGTTGCCTCTTAACATGGTGCTTCTGTTTTCCCATGCTTCTGTCCAAACATCAAAAGTTAAGCTGATTCGTAAATTCCAGAACTCTGACTATCTATGGCTGACTTGGTTAAACCTTATTCCATGGCTCCATGCTGATGGTTCTGATTGTAAGTTCTTGACAACTCAAATGTTCTGCTTGAAGATCATGCCCATTTTTCAGCTTTATACCCTTGTCCTTTTTGAAAATCATCGAACATGGTTtgcacttttcttttctttgtttttattGTTGACTTGTTGTGGATAGAGAGGCTATGGTCCGTTGATCACAATTGATGCGGCAAGAATGTAAAGAGGGCACCAAATTTGCTTAGTCTTGAATGTAAGAACTTGGCTTGCGTCACGCTTAGGTGAAGGCATCTCTTGTAACTGGTTAGATCTCAAACCCCCCACTTTTACTGATTTGCATCTTTGACTTGGCTAACTTTAGTCGTTGTCATCCTTTTCATTGTGCCCTGCTTGGTATCAGGATCACTTTGTTCGCACGGGATGCCCCTAGCTGCTTGTTTTTGGCTGTGACCTGAACTTCATTCTGAGAAGCTTGCAGCTCCCTTAGCTTACGTTGAAAATGCACATGTTGCAGGCTGTGGTTTGGTTATGATTTGGGGGGCATCTGGGACATACGTGGCTGTTTCTTCTTGCACCTGGCAAGTCGGTATGCCGCTATCTCAGGACATTGCCGATGTACTAGGCAACCTGCAACATGCAATCTCTGGATGTAGTCGTGTGCTTGCCCTGGAGTACTTGACAAATGTCAACAAATGGTTGTTTCTGTGGTGGGAATCGAGGCTATTGTTCCGTGGCGCTGTTGAAAATGATCCTGGTCCCTGGAACAAAGAGTACCCTCAGAGATAGGCTAGAATTTTAGTGCTTCATGTATCAACTAGGCACTAGCAAATGCATGTCATTTTCTCATGTCCTTAACGCGTACCTGTATTAAATCAGAATCTTCTatacccccttttttttcttggagGTAATAACATTGCAACGACGCAAAACGGGTTAGTGAGGAATCTCTTGGCTCTCTGCTACTGCTGCCTACGGTTTACACTGTCTTTGATATCTCACCATGACTACACCTCTACTGTGACGAGCACACCATGGGCGTGTACGGTTTGTGACAGATCCTGTCCATTACAACAACAATAGCCATGATCGTCGCCACGTCCACGCCTGGCCGGACAACGAGGCTGAACACGTCGTCTCCGAGCGTCGCTACCGGTCTGGACGCCACGCCGGCGCTCTTCCTCCCTATCCGCGCCGCCTCCTTGCCGTCGCTGCCACGACGGATCTTGCAGTTCCTCCTGGAGAAGGAGCCCTCGATCCGGTAGGCCGGAGCGGCGGCAACCTGCGGGTGCTTGCAGCTGAGGCTAGATGATGACGATGAAGCGGTGCCTGCTGCTGACATGTGGACCTCTGCTTCGTCGCTGCTCTTCAGAGCTGAGCACCTGCTCATCGTGAAGACCTGCTGCTGTGATGTGGGAGACGGCTTCTTGTCGAGGCCGCCTTCTTCCGTTGCCGTGTAGCAATTCCAGCGATCGTGCAGGCTGAGAAGCTGTTACaataatgcaaaaaaaaaccttGGTTAGTAGATGTGGTTTTGCCCAGTCAAAAACTGACTGCGGAAAGGACATGCAGTAAAACTGGTTTATGATCATGCTTGTGCCTTTCGTGTTGCAAGTTGCAAGGAAAAGGTTTCAGTTATTATAGTAAAATAATAATAagatacaatatatatatatatatatatatatatatatatatgcaacaaCAGAATAAGACCTTTGTATATGATTCCATTTCCTTATGAAAGCATTTCTGTTTGCTTGTTTTGGTAGGCGATTGCATTCATTTTCCTTGGATTTGTCCTACTCGGTGGCCCCTAAATTGTCCCAGGTCACCAAATCTTTGAATTAGTCTGGAGGTACGAGTCCACTGAACAAAATTAAGGTTAAATATATGTATTTCATCTGACAGCCTCTAAACCGCTGTCAATTTTCCGTGAAAGAGAAGAGTAAATGGGACCAGCTTGAATAATTAAGGAGATAGCAAAAATGTAAAGTTGACATTTGTGATTGATCACTACATGTACAGTGTAAATAATTGAAGCTACTAATAATAGAGTTCTGATTGATCGCTACATGTAGACTGTAAACTTCATTCAGTTTTTATCAAGCTTTTAATTAACTTTTAAGGATTGCTAATTAATACATTTGGTAATTTTGCTGTTACTTGATATTGCTTCCACGAATAAACTACTAAggaacaaggaagaaaaagaacaccGTAAAGGATAACCTCGAGAACAATCAATGAGTGTGTTGATCTCTTTATCAAGCTAAGGCAATAGAAACTGATTCTTGAAAGCTGAGGAAAAATGCATGCACCTCCTAATTAAACAAGCAGGGAGTCATTTGCTGCCCCTAGATGATGCTTCAGAAATGGCAGAGGAATCACCTGCGGCCTGAGGGACAGGAGCGGCGTGCCCTGTCCATCCATGagcaggagctcgccggcgcagaGCTTCCGCCGCCGAGAGTAGTTGTCGACCCGGAACGCCAGCCTGCCCGCGTCGTCGTAGACGCAGAAGCCGTCGGTGCCCTGGAAGCCCATGCTGGACCTCTTCCACACCGTGTACACCGCCGGCCGGCGatccgtcggcgccggcgccgcgcgacGGGCACGGCCGCCGCGGCTGGCATCGGAcggatggatcctattgctcaTGGTGTTCGCGTCTGAGAAGGAAGGTACAGCAAGCACAGGGATGGATGGACGGGTGGGAAATGGCAGGAGGCGGCAGTACGTGTGCCCGGGAGAAAGGAGGCGGCAGGGCAGGGGAGTAGAGTTTTGACGCGAGGGAGCAGAGCAGGCAGGGCGTCTGAAAGCTGTGGCACGGACCAGCGAGTCCCAATCCGTGGCTTTCACCATTTATTTTCATGGCGTACGTGCACGGATGCTTTGCTGAAATGAATCTCGGATGCCTACCTTAGCTTGCATTGCATCGCCGGATAACGCCTCTGACTGAGAATGACCGCAACGAAATGCGAAGCATCTGCTGGTTGGTGCCGACGGTCGTTGGACTACGACTCTGCCCTCCCTCTTGAAAATACCGACTTTCAGCAGCAATTTTTGTAAGCATCTAACAGGAGCATTCATGTATGATGTACGCGTGGTGTGCATCTCAGCACGTCTATCATTTTGTAGCCTGTACAAAGGATTAGAACCAAGCAAAAACGATTACGACAACGTCCCTCATTTTTTTCGGTAGTGTCGAAAAAGAAATATAGACTGTACCAAaattatctctttttttttgaaacaggaAGCTTTATTAATTTCAACACTATTACATCAAGGTGATAGGTGATAGAACATCTTGAAATTCCCCCAGCCTCTGCCAGAAGGCACACATCTCAACGTAAAAGACCAACAAAAAGTTCAACGCACACTAATGACTATCAATCCGAAGACTAGACCACGACCCATGTGCCCGAGTAAAAAACTCCTTGGCCACCTGCGCCAAATACCGAGAAGCTGCTACAACGACTTCCTGGAAAGAAGACTTCTGCTGGACAGCCCAAGTACGTAGCCAATGCGTAGTCAGATAGATGACCTGCAAAAGAGAAGTGTGTTTGTTTTCAAAGATAAATGCATTTCTACATAGCCACAGAGACCAACATAAAGGTGATGCTCCCAAAAGTATCAAAGGTTTTAAGTTCGACTGAACTCCATCCAGCCAATGCCCAAACATATCATCCACACTATGGGGTCTAGGGAGTCCCCAAGCTGCATAAGCTGTAGCCCAACCTATACAAGCGAACCGACAGTTAGAAAATAGATGTTGTATCGTTTCATTCTCATGACAGAAGTAATATTGCTGGTTACCTTGCCAGTTCCTTCTGGCTAAATTATCTTTTGTTAGAATAACACCTTTCCGAAGGTACCAAAGGAAAACCTTAATCTTGAGAGGAATTTTTAATTTCCAAAGATGCTTGTTAGTATTGGGGATGTTTTGATGAATCAGACCAAGATAAAGTGATTTTACTGAAAATTCACCCTTTCGATCTAATGTCCAAATAACTCATCATCCTCCTGACTTAAAACGGCAGTTGTAAGACGTGAAAGAAGATTATTACACATCACAAGCTTGTCGCCAAAAAGATCCCTCTACCATGATACATTAGGTGGATACGCACTAAGTACTGCTTCCACCGTATCCTGTTTCCCTAGCTCGAGCAATGTTGTATAGCTGTGGACATTGTTCTCTTAGTGGTGTATTTCTTAACCAGATATCTTCCCAAAATCTTACTTATGACCCGTTTTGAATCATGAAAGTTCCAAATCTAAGAAAGTCCCGTTTTACCTTCATCAAGCTTACCTAGAATTGAGAGTCTCCGCTTTTCAACTGGACACCAAAGGTTTGGTCCCTAGATACTTGTTGCGTAGAATCTGCTGCCATGTGTCGTTTGTCTTTAACAGTCGGTATAACCATTTACTAAGCAGAACCGTGTTCTTTAACTCTAGGTTATGTATGCCTAGACCGCCTTGTTCCTTTGGTTGACATAGGATATCATATTTGGCTAAACGGTATTTTCTTTTATATTCATCACATTGCCAAAAGAATCAAGAATGAAAGTAATCCAACTTCTTTAGGACCCCTTTTGGGATCTCAAAGAAAGACATCATATACATTGGTAGACTACTAAGAACAGAATTGATTAAAGTTAAACGACCTCCGGTTGACAAGTTTTTTTCTTTCCAACTACTGAGGCGTTTCTCAAATCTTTCTTGTACCTTCAACCAATCAGCATTTGACAATTTCTTATAGTGTATAGGAATACCCAAATATCTCATTGGGAAAGCACCTGTATTGCATCCAAATAGTCCCATGTATTGATCCTCGAATTCTTTGGCCTCTCCAAAGTAGAAAATTTCACTTTTATGGAAGTTGATTTTCAGACCCGATAGTTGCTCAAAAGCATAAAGTAGCAACTTCATGTTTTGAGTCTTCTCCAGGTTATGTTTCAAAAAGAGAATTGTATCATCATCGTATTGTGAAATGGAAATTCCACCATCAACAAGATGTGGTACCACTCCACCTACCTGATCATCCGTTTTAGCTCTCTTAATAATTATAGCTAACATATCAGTGACTACATTGAATAATATCGGGGAGAGGGGGTCACCCTGTCGCAGGCTCTTCTTTGTTTGAAAGAAAGGACCTACTTCCTCATTGACATTAATTGCTACACTTCCACCTGAAATGAATGATTTTACCCATTCAATCCATTTAGGTGAGAATCCTTTCACTCAAAGTGTTTTAGCAATAAATCCCGGCGCACTTTGTCATACGCCTTTTCAAAGTCAATTTTGAGGATTACCCCACTTTGTTTTTTTTCCGGTGCAACTCATGAACTATTTCATGCAGTATGACGACTCCATCTGGGATGTTGCGTCCTTGCATGAAAGTTGTTTGGGTATGGCTAATAATATGATCCTCCACTGAGTTAAAGCGAACAGTGACGACTTTGGTGAAAATTTTGAAGCTTACATACAACAAGCAGATTGGTCTATATTGTTGTATTTTGTTTGCCTTCTGAATTTTTAGCAATAAAGTTATTACTCCAAAATTCAGGCTGAAAAGTGGAATATCCCCCTATGAAGATCGTGAAATATATGCATCAGATCACCCTTGATAACGCCTCAAAACTGTTGATAGAATTCAGTCAGGAAGCCATCGGGACCTGGAGCTTTATTACGTTCCATTGCGAAAATTGCATCTCGAATCTCCTTTTCAGTGAAAGAAGCCGTAAGAAATTTATTTTCACTCTGACTGACTTGGGGGATATCATCTATTCTACTTTCATCAAAGGCAAAGTGGTTGTCCTTGGATGGTCCAAATAATTCTTTATAGAATTACatgatataattttttaaattgtTTTGCCCCTCAATTTTTACCCATCATTATCTAAAGAGAAGATATGTTTCTTTCAGTGCTTGCCATTGGCAATCATCTGAAAGTATCTCGTATTATTATCCCCTAGAAGAATGTCGGTTGCTTTTGCACGCTGATAGAACTTTTTTTCCTTCTATCGGATGAAAAGatcattttttttcatgcaTGCCAAATTGCCAATACATTAGCAACAATGAGGAATTGACACGCCTAGCCGTATGACTAGCAAGTAGGctttttttcttgcatttttttctctcccctAATTTCGCTGCCTTCAGCTTCGACACTCTGCCCTTGGTTTGTGTAGCGCAAGTACTATAGcggtaaggatcaccggggtgtccgaacctagagggggagggggtgaatagggtcgctaatcgctttctatcttagggctcaatctatttgcatgagataaatctaacacgtcctacacatgctagttatgactaaggtttatctatgctactctctacttacccctaaaagacttgcaacctatagccaatcctaatcaaactaactaggaaagtaaagtcacgcaagatagagtaaatacggaaacgtaatacggtcaataaagaggtaagggagagaatatgcaaactcccgtgaaaacaccaagacacacgatttaacgtggttcggctaggacaccaagtccctccctacgtccacggccacttgtccaacacgaacaagtgtgatgccgagtctcttcgcttgatcaccgtcttgcgttcgccaccaaggctcccggcaagcaaaggctaagtgaccccaagtcaccaagataaGGCCACCGCCatcgtctctctcgaagcgtcacccacggcaccgtcttcactatcggagcttctcaccaagaggggtctccttccccgcacaaagtgtcgttgcctctccacaccaagttggagggtcacacgacgagtacacaagatgcttgccgcagcaagacttttgACAGACTAGAGTTTTGTCCTTCAACTCTACGCCGAAAGTTTCTTTAAACATAACAGCCAAATCTTTCTTATGCTTCTCAAGTATTTGATTAAAATAAGAATCATTTGGTCTTTGAACATTGGTATTAGAGCTATTCGGCACATGCGGTATATGATTCAGTTGTGTATATGGTATTTGCTGCAAATGTCCATTATTTGGCATTGTACCATATGAATAACCAGAACCCTGAGTAGGCATAGTGTATGAATTATTCATTCAGCTAAAGCCAGCCGAAACATAAGATACACTAGTAATTGGTTCAGGAGACGATGGATATGCAACTAAAGCTCCAAAACCGGTCGGACCAGTTGGAACCGGTCCTCCATgaccagtttgaccggtctgcgagaccggtccgaccgctcCATACGCGTGATACTGCTATGGAGTTCTCCGACCATAAAAATTCATCGGCATGCCGTATTGGGGCGCATGTGCTGCCGATGATTCAAGATGCATAGTATTATGATAAAAAATGCCATCAATATCAGGTCTAGGAGTaccactatcatcaatcaaaggttGCTTGCCTAATGATTTATCAATCATATTTTGAACAGTAGCAAGAATATTTTTTTGACCACTAACCACCAATTGACTAATTTGCTTCATAGTAATGGGAGATGTTGCAACACTTACATTGGTGTTAGATTTGGCCTGCTCCTCCTCATCTGAAAGAATGACCACCTCCTTGTCTTTGGAGACATCACCCTTCCGATTCTTAGAGAAGTGAGACAAGAACCACTGGCGCTTTTCttcgatttctttttctttgcgcCGTGTGTTCTCCTCTTCGCACTCCTTGATGAAGGCTTCATAAACTTAACGATCCTCGGCGGTAACTCATCAACAGACGGCCTGCTGATATTATTGACGTTGATCTCACCGGGATCCGACAGCTTCACCATGATAGTAtatggagtagattagatcggtttttaCAACtaagatctttcttccccaacAGAGTCGCCAAAATTGTGTTGGCGCAGATTTATGACCAACACACACGAATGCGCACGATGcccagcgagcgacggcacaggTGCGGTGCCGATGctcagggcggtcagaccggtcaaatagaccggtcagaccggtcgccggtgtgAGATGGCgagatccgacgaacgctcgcccgggagggaccccgtcagggcaggcaCACGTAGGGTTGTTTTAGGATCGGCATGCCACCTAAAACGCCTTCAGACGTTgcagagacgaaggaagaacatcaGAAAAGGATTggaaggagctagggtttggagataaaaatagaaacaataaacataaagaaaagtaatgtattgatgtgttttttgatcgattggatctcTCAATCGGCCGttgccctttatatttatagggtgggtggacttgtcccgcaagaaatcctattacaagatctaaatctatgaaaatctcTAGTTTTCTCGGACtctgcttggaccggtcagaccggtcagctcCTGCCGGATCGGCTACATCGTcgcagaccagtcagaccgcctggggcgaccggtcagatcggttggtctagtctgctgccaattttgatcgtcaacacaaactttgaccaataattagaggtaataaataaaattagtttacaaaattaactccacaacccctgcgctacttcgcgagacaaatctaatgaggtctttgaccgcatgattaggaatgattactgtagcatcattgaagccaatcatcgattaattactatagtTAGACTCGTCGCgcaaaattacactcatccgtgaaaaaaatttgcaaacaaACTTCGTTTATTACTTGCATGTAAAATTCTTTTTTAGCGCGGGTAGCGCAATGGAAACCAAACGGGGCACTGCACTGTGCCAAGTgctctgagcagcagcagctgctcatGCCTGAGTTGAAGGCCAGATTCTTGATTCGCTGATTCTTTGAACCGCTAGGTGCCTCCCAGGCAGAGTGGAGCTTCGTCTTCCTCGTCTGCCTCCATACTCCAGCACACGCTTCACCTGACAGACCTTCGATCTTCAGAAGAGGAACAAGGCCGATGGAGCCGCCTTGTTCCTCATCTCAGTTCCCCGCACGGGTGGTTCGCTCCGCTCGTCGTCGCCCCTCGACAACCTCCGCGGGCTCCGCCCAGCAACAACCGGTCGCGCATTCCATCACCACCAGGTATCCATCCCTACCCTGAACCTGAACTCCAGACATCTCCTTGATGCGATTGTATATTTCCATTTCCTCATGGTGACCTCTGCGACGCACTGCCACTATCCACCTCGTACAATTAAATGGATTGTGCTACTTGTTGTATCAATGGAAATGGCACTATCACAATTCTTGGCTTACTGAACAGGATATGTTCTCTTTGCAGTGCGTGTGTGATGTCTACCGCCTAATTCTTTCTTGATGGAGGATTGCTGATCTTCAGAGATGCAATATAACATTCATGGGGAGCAGTCGACTTTGCATTTATATTTGAGTATGTCACTGATCAGATCTTAAATCTGTCATTTTTCTGGTCCTCTTTTTGGAATTAGTATTCAACACAACTTGGTCACCTTCGTCTTTTGCACTGACCTTAAGCCGCATCTAGGTATAAACCATTAGAAATGTAATACGGTACTGCCCAGGAACAATGTGGAGCAGCTCATGTCAGAGTTGGGAGCTAGTtggttctcttttttttttaacaaatagCCAGCTGATGATTCATGGAAGCACAGGACAGAGTAACAAACATTGCAAGTTGCAACTAGGACAAAGGATACTAGTACTGCCTATTTGCTGTGTCATTCCCTTATTTTGACCTTTTTTTTCAAGTTTTCTTGGCAAGTTGTGGTGGCATCTTTGTTCTGAGCATTAAACAACACCAATGAACTTTCCTTGAAATTTACATCACTGGAATCCAGTATGCATTGCAATGCAAGATTCCATTTAAATTCTGAATTTCCATCTCTTGCTGAAAAAGTTAGGACATGTTACATGCTGGCTTCAGTCAGTTAACAGACGCAATAGCTGCTGCGGTCCCTACCTATCTAATCTTACTGCCTTAGCTGCTCATTGCTCTTCTTGAATTTCAGTGTTTATCACTTTCAGCATCAAGTTTCATGGGTCCAAATACGCCTTCGGCACCTGGAAGCTGGAAGGCATGAGCTACGAAGAACATATTAAAGGTTTGTATGGCCTCTGGCAGATACGGTCCAAAATGACAACGAAAGCCATGATCATTGTGCGATCGACATTTGGCATGATGGTAAGGCTGAAGACATCTTCGCCAAGTGTGACCGTCTCCGACACTGCAcccaggggcggagacaggggggggcgggcaggggcctggccccccccTATGGTCCCCAAATTTCCATtggaaatttaaattttgattaaattttgattaaatttgtatggttggccccccctaacaatgaaaaaaatggtttcctggctccgcccctgactGCACCGGCCTTCTTCCTGGTTATCCTAGCCACCTCCTCCCCATTGCCTTTTCGGATTTTGCAGCATCTCCTCCAGAAGCTGCCCTGCACCCTGAAGCTAGGAGCTTGAGCATCATGATCTGATGAGGTGGTACATCCTGACATGTGCACTTCTGCTTCGTCATTTCTTTTTACAAGTGAACATTTCCTCATGGAGAAGAGGTGTTGCCGCCTGGAGGAGCTCTTGTCACCGGCTTCTTCTGA containing:
- the LOC120663421 gene encoding bifunctional bis(5'-adenosyl)-triphosphatase/adenylylsulfatase FHIT-like isoform X1, with product MVNLPPLLPGHVLVCPKREVKRFADLSSDETSDLWVTAKEVGARLEQYHKASSLTFDIQDGPEAGQTVPHVHIHVIPRKKGDFEKNDEIYDAIDVKEKELKDKLDLDIERKDRSMEEMAHEANEYHALFS
- the LOC120663421 gene encoding bifunctional bis(5'-adenosyl)-triphosphatase/adenylylsulfatase FHIT-like isoform X2 → MRQVTYGLLQRKLVHVLSSIIKHLHLPLIFSDITYQDGPEAGQTVPHVHIHVIPRKKGDFEKNDEIYDAIDVKEKELKDKLDLDIERKDRSMEEMAHEANEYHALFS
- the LOC120663420 gene encoding protein LURP-one-related 5-like, with protein sequence MSNRIHPSDASRGGRARRAAPAPTDRRPAVYTVWKRSSMGFQGTDGFCVYDDAGRLAFRVDNYSRRRKLCAGELLLMDGQGTPLLSLRPQLLSLHDRWNCYTATEEGGLDKKPSPTSQQQVFTMSRCSALKSSDEAEVHMSAAGTASSSSSSLSCKHPQVAAAPAYRIEGSFSRRNCKIRRGSDGKEAARIGRKSAGVASRPVATLGDDVFSLVVRPGVDVATIMAIVVVMDRICHKPYTPMVCSSQ
- the LOC120663806 gene encoding protein LURP-one-related 5-like, with translation MHPVPPRSSPSNIATGKRVHPSDADALHHSCTADADQQPALYTVWKRSSMGFQGTDGFSVYDAAGALAFRVDNYSRRRKLFAGELLLMDGHGAPLLALRPQILSMRDQWNCYRASEEAGDKSSSRRQHLFSMRKCSLVKRNDEAEVHMSGCTTSSDHDAQAPSFRVQGSFWRRCCKIRKGNGEEVARITRKKAGAVSETVTLGEDVFSLTIMPNVDRTMIMAFVVILDRICQRPYKPLICSS